In Granulicatella elegans, one genomic interval encodes:
- a CDS encoding helix-turn-helix domain-containing protein, with product MSKENSTTKSYYNYLSAIERGKIEVLHKQGTSQSEIARELGRNRSTISRELKRGTVTQMKIKNAKVIYYKEYFAETGHEHYKNKREKLMNVLKLFKIEQNLVIGKLIG from the coding sequence ATGTCTAAAGAAAATAGTACCACAAAATCATATTACAATTATCTTTCAGCCATCGAAAGAGGAAAAATCGAGGTACTTCATAAACAGGGAACATCCCAATCAGAAATTGCACGAGAACTTGGTAGAAATCGTTCTACGATTAGTCGTGAATTAAAACGTGGAACTGTTACACAAATGAAAATCAAAAACGCAAAGGTTATTTATTATAAGGAATATTTCGCTGAAACAGGTCACGAACATTATAAAAATAAACGAGAGAAATTGATGAACGTCCTAAAATTATTCAAGATCGAACAGAATTTGGTCATTGGGAAATTGATTGGATGA
- a CDS encoding YutD family protein has protein sequence MSEVKEEITMTELNEVLEEIVAPQEQEIERVVFWVDETHVKIKEVHYEIVEDYREGFELDTFNARYQDIFDKYEYIVGDWGHEKLRLKGFYESKNRLATPDKDIACLQEYLYEFCNFGCRYFVLQRDPNVKSVAVEEGIPKRPKNKQQKRNTKRFNNERVGEKTFKGNTQKNNRFNSKKRNFEMKEASKQDFGLKEMTHKESLHLESQPSLQSMKNKRQNRNFSMKEVDQSKYSKNAPTKQKNNHPNKRFDIREKPQKRGN, from the coding sequence ATGAGTGAAGTAAAAGAAGAAATCACAATGACTGAACTAAATGAAGTGTTAGAAGAAATTGTCGCACCTCAAGAACAAGAAATAGAACGTGTCGTATTTTGGGTAGACGAAACTCATGTCAAAATTAAAGAAGTCCATTATGAAATTGTTGAAGATTACCGTGAAGGATTTGAATTAGATACCTTTAATGCTCGTTATCAAGATATTTTTGATAAGTATGAATACATTGTTGGTGATTGGGGACATGAAAAATTACGACTAAAAGGATTTTATGAATCCAAAAATCGATTAGCCACTCCGGATAAGGATATTGCTTGTTTACAAGAGTATTTATACGAATTTTGCAATTTTGGATGTCGTTATTTTGTACTTCAGAGAGACCCAAATGTAAAATCAGTTGCGGTAGAAGAAGGAATACCAAAACGGCCAAAAAATAAACAACAAAAACGAAATACGAAGCGTTTTAACAATGAACGAGTAGGAGAAAAAACGTTTAAGGGTAATACACAAAAAAATAATCGGTTTAATTCTAAAAAACGTAATTTTGAGATGAAAGAAGCATCAAAACAAGATTTTGGTTTGAAAGAAATGACACACAAAGAAAGTTTACATCTGGAAAGTCAACCTTCTCTACAATCAATGAAAAATAAACGTCAAAATCGTAATTTTTCAATGAAGGAAGTTGATCAATCGAAGTATTCTAAAAATGCACCGACGAAGCAAAAAAATAATCATCCTAATAAGAGATTTGATATTCGAGAAAAGCCACAAAAAAGAGGGAATTAG
- the typA gene encoding translational GTPase TypA: MKLRNDIRNIAIIAHVDHGKTTLVDELLKQSETLDARTELSERAMDSNDIERERGITILAKNTAVQYKGTRINIMDTPGHADFGGEVERIMKMVDGVILVVDAYEGTMPQTRFVLKKALEQHLTPIVVVNKIDRDAARPEEVVDEVLELFIELGADDDQLEFPVVYASALNGTSSMSDNPADQEQTMDYLFDTIIEHIPAPIDNSDEPLQFQVSLLDYNEYVGRIGIGRVFRGTVKVGDQVSLLKLDGTKKNFRVTKLFGFFGLNRLEINEAKAGDLIAVSGMEDIFVGETVTPVDAQESLPVLHIDEPTLQMTFLTNNSPFAGREGKFVTARKIEERLMRELQTDVSLKVEPTDSPDAWIVSGRGELHLSILIENMRREGYELQVSRPEVIIKEIDGVKCEPFERVQIDTPEEYMGSIIESLSNRKGEMQDMQHSENGQVRIVFLVPARGLLGYTTEFLSMTRGYGIMNHTFDQYLPYIAANIGGRRNGALVSTDTGKSTTYGIMGVEDRGVIFTEPGTEIYEGMIVGEHSRENDLAVNITKAKQQTNVRSATKDQTSVIKTPKKLSLEESLEFLSDDEYCEITPETIRLRKQILNKGEREKANKRKKQAEAENH, from the coding sequence ATGAAATTAAGAAATGATATTCGTAATATTGCCATTATCGCTCACGTTGACCATGGTAAAACAACATTAGTAGACGAATTATTAAAACAATCCGAAACGCTGGACGCACGTACAGAATTATCAGAACGTGCAATGGACTCAAACGATATTGAACGTGAACGTGGTATTACGATTTTAGCAAAAAATACTGCTGTTCAATATAAAGGTACTCGCATTAACATCATGGATACACCAGGACACGCGGACTTTGGTGGAGAAGTAGAACGTATTATGAAAATGGTGGATGGAGTAATTTTAGTAGTTGATGCTTATGAAGGAACAATGCCTCAAACACGTTTCGTATTGAAAAAAGCATTAGAACAACATTTAACACCAATCGTAGTTGTAAATAAAATCGACCGTGACGCTGCTCGTCCAGAAGAAGTTGTCGATGAGGTATTAGAATTATTTATTGAATTAGGAGCAGATGATGATCAATTAGAATTTCCAGTAGTTTATGCTTCAGCCTTAAACGGAACTTCTAGTATGTCAGATAATCCTGCAGATCAAGAACAAACAATGGACTATTTATTCGATACAATTATCGAACATATTCCAGCACCAATTGATAATTCAGATGAGCCTTTACAATTCCAAGTATCATTATTAGACTATAATGAATATGTTGGACGTATCGGTATCGGCCGTGTATTCCGTGGAACTGTAAAAGTGGGGGATCAAGTATCTCTATTAAAATTAGATGGAACTAAGAAAAACTTCCGTGTTACAAAATTGTTTGGTTTCTTCGGATTAAACCGTTTAGAAATCAATGAAGCAAAAGCAGGAGACTTAATCGCTGTTTCAGGGATGGAAGATATCTTCGTTGGAGAAACTGTAACACCAGTAGATGCACAAGAATCATTACCAGTCTTACACATTGATGAACCAACATTACAAATGACATTCTTGACAAACAACTCACCATTTGCAGGACGTGAAGGTAAATTTGTAACAGCACGTAAAATCGAAGAACGTTTAATGCGTGAATTACAAACAGATGTATCTTTAAAAGTAGAACCAACGGATTCACCAGATGCATGGATTGTATCAGGACGTGGAGAATTACACTTATCAATTTTAATTGAAAATATGCGTCGTGAAGGATATGAATTACAAGTATCTCGTCCAGAAGTAATTATTAAAGAAATTGATGGCGTAAAATGTGAACCATTTGAACGTGTACAAATCGATACTCCAGAAGAATATATGGGTTCAATTATCGAATCTTTAAGTAATCGTAAAGGTGAAATGCAAGATATGCAACATAGTGAAAATGGACAAGTTCGTATCGTATTCTTAGTGCCAGCTCGTGGATTATTAGGATATACAACGGAGTTCTTATCAATGACTCGTGGATACGGAATTATGAACCACACATTCGATCAATATTTACCATATATTGCTGCAAATATTGGTGGACGTAGAAATGGTGCATTAGTTTCTACAGATACTGGTAAATCAACAACTTATGGAATTATGGGTGTTGAAGACCGTGGAGTAATCTTTACTGAACCAGGTACTGAAATTTATGAAGGAATGATTGTTGGAGAACACTCTCGTGAAAATGACTTAGCGGTTAATATTACGAAAGCAAAACAACAAACAAATGTTCGTTCAGCAACGAAAGACCAAACATCTGTCATTAAAACACCGAAGAAATTATCATTAGAAGAATCATTAGAATTCTTATCAGATGATGAATATTGCGAAATCACACCAGAAACAATTCGTTTAAGAAAACAAATTTTAAACAAAGGTGAGCGTGAAAAAGCAAATAAACGTAAAAAACAAGCGGAAGCTGAGAATCATTAA
- the ybaK gene encoding Cys-tRNA(Pro) deacylase, which yields MKKKANIKTNAIRMVERQKVQYQIFEYEWDEEHLDAVHVSEQMGISVDQVYKTIVLHGDKTGYLVACVAANHELNLKALAKASNNKKVELIPVSQLESLTGYIRGGCSPVGMKKSFPIYIDLRAKEQDTIRVSAGKRGIQMELRPEDLQQLTRAEWFDNLEN from the coding sequence ATGAAAAAGAAAGCAAATATTAAAACAAATGCCATTCGTATGGTAGAACGTCAAAAAGTTCAGTATCAAATTTTCGAATATGAATGGGACGAAGAACATTTAGATGCCGTTCATGTGAGTGAACAGATGGGCATTTCAGTGGATCAAGTTTATAAAACAATTGTATTACATGGGGACAAAACGGGTTATTTAGTAGCTTGTGTTGCAGCTAATCATGAATTGAATTTGAAGGCTTTAGCAAAAGCTTCTAACAATAAAAAAGTAGAACTAATCCCAGTATCTCAATTAGAAAGTTTGACTGGATATATTCGAGGGGGATGTTCACCTGTCGGAATGAAGAAAAGTTTTCCAATTTATATTGACTTACGTGCTAAAGAACAAGATACGATTCGAGTTTCAGCAGGTAAGAGAGGCATACAAATGGAGTTAAGACCAGAAGATTTACAACAGCTAACTAGAGCTGAGTGGTTTGATAATCTAGAAAATTAA
- a CDS encoding peptide chain release factor 3, with amino-acid sequence MSNQLAAEVSSRKTFAIISHPDAGKTTITEQLLLYGGAIRQAGTVKGKKTGKFAKSDWMEIEKQRGISVTSSVMQVEYDGNHINIVDTPGHEDFSEDTYRTLMAVDSAVMVIDSAKGIEPQTKKLFEVCSMRGIPIFTFINKLDRDGREPLELIAELEEVLGIDAYPMNWPMGMGKTFLGLYDIYNKRVELMHPEENGDNDFLPLNEDGEVEGNYAFKQSTLYEQVIEDAQLLLEAGNDFSEEAIANGKLTPVFFGSALTGFGVQTFLDAFVDFAPSPSAKKTESGEKVEPLEEQFSGFIFKIQANMNPAHRDRIAFVRICSGEFTPGMDITVNRSQKKMKLSHTTQFMADARETVKAAVAGDIIGLYDTGNFQIGDTIYSGKQAIQFEPLPQFTPELFNKVAAKNVMKQKSFHKGIEQLVQEGAIQLYKTYHTGEYILGAVGQLQFEVFQYRLMNEYNAEVVMTPIGSKIARWIDEADLDPNMSSSRNLLCRDRFDQPVFLFENQFALNWFKDKHPSIELKSLF; translated from the coding sequence ATGTCAAATCAATTAGCTGCAGAAGTTTCTTCACGTAAGACTTTTGCCATTATTTCTCACCCGGATGCGGGGAAAACAACGATTACTGAACAATTATTATTATATGGTGGAGCGATTCGTCAAGCGGGTACTGTAAAAGGGAAAAAAACTGGTAAATTCGCAAAATCAGACTGGATGGAAATTGAAAAACAACGTGGGATTTCTGTAACGAGTTCTGTAATGCAAGTGGAATATGATGGGAATCATATTAATATCGTAGATACACCAGGGCACGAGGATTTCTCTGAAGATACGTATCGTACATTAATGGCAGTAGATAGTGCAGTCATGGTCATTGATAGTGCAAAAGGGATTGAGCCTCAAACAAAGAAATTATTCGAAGTTTGTAGTATGCGTGGCATTCCAATTTTTACGTTTATTAATAAATTAGACCGTGATGGTCGTGAACCATTAGAGTTGATTGCCGAATTAGAAGAAGTATTAGGCATTGATGCTTATCCAATGAACTGGCCAATGGGAATGGGAAAAACATTTTTAGGCTTATATGATATTTATAATAAGCGTGTAGAATTAATGCATCCGGAAGAAAATGGGGATAATGACTTCTTACCATTGAATGAAGATGGAGAAGTTGAAGGGAATTATGCATTCAAACAATCAACTTTATATGAACAAGTCATTGAAGATGCTCAATTATTATTAGAAGCAGGAAATGATTTTAGTGAAGAAGCGATTGCAAACGGAAAATTAACACCAGTATTCTTCGGTTCTGCCTTAACAGGTTTTGGTGTACAAACATTTTTAGATGCCTTTGTGGATTTTGCGCCAAGTCCTTCAGCTAAGAAAACAGAATCTGGTGAAAAAGTTGAACCATTAGAAGAACAATTTAGTGGGTTTATTTTCAAAATTCAAGCAAATATGAATCCTGCTCACCGAGACCGTATTGCATTTGTACGAATTTGTTCTGGAGAATTTACACCGGGAATGGATATTACCGTTAATCGTTCTCAAAAGAAAATGAAATTATCTCATACAACACAATTCATGGCGGATGCTCGTGAAACGGTAAAAGCGGCAGTTGCTGGGGATATTATCGGGTTATACGATACAGGGAATTTCCAAATTGGAGATACGATTTATAGTGGAAAACAAGCGATTCAATTTGAACCACTTCCACAATTTACACCGGAATTATTCAATAAAGTGGCTGCTAAAAATGTGATGAAGCAAAAATCATTCCATAAAGGAATTGAACAATTAGTGCAAGAAGGAGCCATCCAATTATATAAAACTTATCATACTGGTGAATATATTCTTGGAGCGGTTGGTCAATTACAATTTGAAGTATTCCAATATCGTTTAATGAATGAATATAATGCGGAAGTAGTGATGACACCAATTGGAAGCAAAATTGCTCGTTGGATTGATGAAGCAGACTTAGATCCTAATATGTCTTCAAGCCGTAACTTATTATGTCGAGACAGATTCGACCAACCAGTATTCTTATTTGAAAATCAATTTGCGTTAAATTGGTTTAAAGATAAACATCCATCGATTGAATTAAAATCATTATTCTAA
- a CDS encoding ISL3 family transposase: MQKREIRVMIKSTKTNQRRISLMDYCIRKLLRLTEENFITDENWLEIVTENNETVHKINGTWTSACTSCLYCSSENVMKHSPMEHKIRIPHLFGHKTILDLKVQRFICKDCHKTWVADCPLVPKNSNISYDLECQIMLYLKENFSRKAIAKLLSISDKTVERVMKKFKIKTMQQYHYLPKVLCLDEFRGVKTQQGKMNFICLDGENRQLIDILPGRTLHEMISFFMKFSRKQRLKVRYLVMDMNASYQNLIKTVFPNAVIVVDRFHIVQHMNRNFNQLRIVIMKQFSAKSTQQKTLKRYWKVLLKPSDELDEEKLRYNYHFKTYLTQAQLVEKLLSFDEVLSDAYDFIQELRKAYKKKDYEAFMTCIKEIPKQLPYEFKKKFEVFKRFKNGIYQAFTTGYSNGAIEGTNNLIKVIKRVAYGYRNFENMKLRIKIIKGCFFTPVNRKSL; encoded by the coding sequence ATGCAAAAAAGAGAAATCCGAGTTATGATTAAGTCGACTAAAACAAATCAAAGGAGGATTTCTCTCATGGACTATTGTATACGAAAATTACTAAGATTAACAGAAGAAAATTTTATTACGGATGAAAATTGGTTAGAAATCGTGACAGAAAACAATGAAACAGTTCATAAAATTAATGGAACTTGGACAAGTGCTTGTACTTCTTGTCTATATTGTTCTAGCGAAAATGTGATGAAACATTCTCCTATGGAACATAAAATTAGAATTCCACACCTATTTGGACATAAGACTATTTTAGACCTTAAAGTACAACGATTCATCTGTAAAGATTGTCATAAAACATGGGTTGCAGATTGCCCTCTTGTTCCAAAAAATAGTAATATTTCTTATGATTTAGAGTGTCAAATTATGTTGTATTTAAAAGAAAACTTCTCTAGAAAAGCAATCGCTAAACTCCTTTCAATTTCTGATAAGACTGTTGAAAGAGTGATGAAAAAGTTTAAAATAAAAACAATGCAGCAGTATCATTATTTACCTAAAGTGCTTTGTTTAGATGAATTTAGAGGCGTTAAAACGCAACAAGGGAAAATGAATTTCATTTGTTTAGATGGAGAAAATCGCCAATTAATTGATATTTTGCCTGGTAGAACACTTCATGAAATGATTTCATTCTTTATGAAGTTTTCTCGTAAACAACGTTTAAAAGTAAGATATTTAGTGATGGATATGAATGCTTCTTATCAAAACCTTATTAAAACAGTATTTCCAAATGCTGTTATCGTAGTAGATCGATTCCATATCGTTCAACATATGAATCGTAATTTTAATCAACTGCGCATTGTGATTATGAAGCAATTCTCAGCGAAATCAACACAACAGAAGACATTGAAACGTTACTGGAAAGTACTCTTAAAGCCTAGTGATGAATTAGATGAAGAAAAATTAAGGTACAATTATCACTTCAAAACCTATCTTACTCAAGCTCAATTGGTAGAAAAATTATTGAGTTTTGACGAAGTGTTATCAGATGCATATGATTTCATTCAAGAACTTAGAAAAGCCTATAAAAAGAAAGATTACGAGGCATTTATGACATGTATAAAGGAAATTCCAAAACAATTACCTTATGAATTTAAGAAGAAGTTTGAAGTGTTTAAACGTTTTAAGAATGGGATTTATCAAGCTTTTACGACAGGATATTCCAATGGAGCTATTGAAGGAACGAATAATCTCATTAAAGTAATTAAACGTGTTGCATATGGATATCGAAATTTTGAGAATATGAAATTAAGAATCAAGATTATTAAAGGTTGTTTCTTTACCCCGGTCAATAGAAAGTCATTATGA
- the proC gene encoding pyrroline-5-carboxylate reductase: MAIIGVVGLGNMGSMIATIVAKETANTLLLANRTAEKAKKLAVSLEATAVTNREVFEKTDIIFIGVKPNQIQELLEENKYILQKRESILLISMAAGVTLEQLQSMTDTRHRWIRMMPNTPLEVAEGVISFSLGKKATQQDKEVFLQLLQSGGTVIELPESQIDAATALAGCGPAFVYIFIESLAEAGVSMGLSRGVALQLATQTVKGSASMVDETKEHPAVLKEKVCSPGGSTIAGVITLEQTGFRSSVIEATRRAKQRTEELGQ; encoded by the coding sequence ATGGCAATTATTGGAGTTGTTGGGTTAGGAAATATGGGAAGTATGATTGCAACAATTGTTGCTAAAGAAACAGCTAATACTTTGTTACTAGCAAATCGTACAGCTGAAAAAGCAAAGAAACTAGCAGTGTCATTAGAGGCAACAGCGGTCACAAATAGGGAAGTATTCGAAAAAACAGATATTATTTTCATAGGCGTTAAACCAAATCAAATTCAAGAGTTATTAGAAGAAAATAAATATATCTTACAAAAACGAGAGTCTATCCTATTAATTAGTATGGCTGCAGGTGTGACTTTAGAACAGTTACAATCCATGACAGATACTCGTCATCGTTGGATTCGTATGATGCCAAATACACCGTTAGAAGTAGCAGAAGGTGTAATTAGTTTTTCTCTAGGAAAAAAAGCAACACAACAAGATAAAGAAGTCTTTCTTCAATTATTGCAATCGGGTGGAACTGTAATTGAATTACCGGAATCTCAAATAGATGCTGCCACAGCATTAGCAGGTTGTGGGCCAGCCTTTGTTTATATTTTTATTGAATCATTAGCAGAAGCAGGAGTGAGTATGGGCTTATCGAGAGGAGTAGCCCTGCAATTAGCGACTCAAACGGTGAAAGGTTCTGCGTCAATGGTAGATGAAACGAAGGAGCATCCAGCTGTTTTAAAAGAAAAAGTATGTAGCCCTGGTGGTTCAACAATCGCTGGAGTGATTACATTGGAACAAACAGGATTTCGATCAAGTGTCATTGAAGCAACTAGACGTGCTAAACAAAGAACAGAAGAATTAGGTCAATGA
- a CDS encoding TIGR01457 family HAD-type hydrolase, translating into MYKAYFIDLDGTMYKGKERIPTAEEFIRRLQAANIPFLFVTNNATKTPQQVADNLRENYGVEVTKNEVYTSGVAAMDFLESQNFGRKLMIIGEEALKTQAVERGYELVGENPDVVLQSLNRETTYAELEAATLAIRAGAKFVVTNIDSNLPSEKGFIPGSGSITAFLKMSTQQEPIVMGKPSSIIMESALNYLNQQYPEQQFTKEDIAMVGDNYQTDIQAGIQYGMDTLMVLTGFSTRGDLEGVAQPTHLVNDLSEWKV; encoded by the coding sequence ATGTATAAAGCATATTTTATTGATTTAGATGGAACAATGTACAAAGGAAAAGAACGCATTCCAACAGCAGAAGAGTTTATTCGTCGTTTACAAGCAGCCAATATTCCATTTTTATTTGTAACGAATAATGCTACAAAAACACCACAGCAAGTCGCTGATAACTTGAGAGAAAATTATGGAGTAGAAGTGACAAAAAATGAAGTGTATACAAGTGGAGTCGCTGCCATGGACTTTTTAGAAAGTCAAAACTTTGGCAGAAAATTAATGATTATCGGAGAAGAAGCGTTAAAGACTCAAGCAGTAGAAAGAGGATATGAACTAGTAGGGGAAAATCCAGATGTTGTTTTACAGTCACTAAATCGTGAAACAACTTATGCTGAATTAGAAGCAGCCACTTTAGCCATTCGTGCAGGAGCAAAATTTGTTGTAACAAATATTGATTCTAATCTCCCAAGTGAAAAAGGATTTATTCCTGGATCAGGTTCTATTACAGCATTTTTAAAAATGTCTACACAACAAGAGCCAATTGTGATGGGAAAACCAAGTAGTATTATTATGGAATCAGCTTTGAATTATTTAAATCAACAATATCCAGAGCAACAGTTTACAAAAGAAGATATTGCAATGGTGGGTGATAATTACCAAACAGATATTCAAGCTGGAATTCAATATGGAATGGATACTTTAATGGTTCTAACAGGATTCTCTACACGAGGAGATTTAGAAGGAGTTGCACAACCTACGCATTTAGTGAATGATTTAAGTGAGTGGAAGGTATAA
- a CDS encoding TIGR01906 family membrane protein has protein sequence MSTTIKRWSFSIVLALFLLSTAISFVIFFEPLFRGVILLFGLEQHSGISTATLMENYHVLISYLTRPWIKELVMPDFPSSPQGLFHFEEVKRLFMINFVIAVISTIVSFVGINRFKKERKLFLLLTPLKGILYATLLFVVCLVSFFDVIFVKFHELFFHNSAWIFDPRLDPIIEVLPEEFFMICFLIVFLWLVFGIMGILRWIRKQEQM, from the coding sequence ATGTCTACAACCATTAAAAGATGGAGTTTTTCGATTGTATTAGCATTGTTTTTATTAAGTACGGCGATTTCCTTTGTCATCTTTTTTGAACCACTATTTCGAGGTGTCATTTTATTATTTGGCTTAGAACAGCATAGTGGAATTTCTACAGCAACATTAATGGAGAATTATCATGTATTGATATCGTATTTAACAAGACCATGGATTAAGGAATTAGTGATGCCAGATTTTCCAAGTTCTCCTCAAGGACTATTTCACTTTGAAGAAGTGAAACGATTATTTATGATTAATTTTGTCATTGCAGTGATTTCTACAATTGTTTCATTTGTTGGGATAAATAGGTTTAAAAAAGAAAGAAAATTATTCCTGTTACTCACGCCATTAAAAGGAATATTATATGCTACATTATTATTTGTTGTATGCTTAGTAAGCTTTTTCGATGTAATTTTTGTAAAATTCCACGAATTATTTTTCCATAATTCAGCATGGATTTTTGATCCACGATTAGATCCAATTATCGAAGTATTGCCAGAAGAATTTTTTATGATTTGTTTTTTAATCGTGTTTCTATGGCTTGTCTTTGGAATTATGGGAATTCTAAGATGGATTCGAAAACAAGAACAGATGTAA
- the nrdI gene encoding class Ib ribonucleoside-diphosphate reductase assembly flavoprotein NrdI, whose product MTQSLSIAYISLTGNTHSFVTKLVDYFKFQQSSLQIQLINVKDLIRDHTEFFELEHSTIAFLPTYLEGGNGVDTGYTEILTNPLGDFLAYHDNYKKCFGIVGSGNRNFNKQFCLTARQYSERFHFPVLDEFELRGSQRDIERIGQMILEKLNTL is encoded by the coding sequence ATGACTCAATCATTATCAATCGCATATATTAGCTTAACAGGGAATACTCATAGTTTTGTTACAAAGTTAGTCGATTATTTCAAATTTCAACAATCCTCTTTACAAATCCAATTAATCAATGTTAAAGATTTAATTCGAGATCATACAGAATTTTTCGAATTAGAACACTCCACTATTGCTTTCCTACCAACTTATTTAGAAGGAGGAAATGGTGTAGACACAGGCTATACTGAAATTCTAACAAATCCTCTTGGAGATTTCCTTGCCTATCATGATAATTACAAAAAATGTTTTGGCATTGTCGGTAGTGGAAACCGCAACTTTAATAAACAATTCTGTTTAACCGCTCGCCAATATTCTGAGCGATTCCACTTCCCTGTATTAGATGAATTTGAATTACGTGGTAGTCAAAGAGATATAGAACGAATTGGGCAAATGATACTTGAAAAATTAAATACACTATAG